The following are encoded in a window of Variovorax paradoxus genomic DNA:
- a CDS encoding homoserine kinase produces MAVFTEVQFGEAHALVQRLGMGALRELRGIEGGIENTNYFATTESGEFVLTLFERLSAEQLPYYLCLMKHLAGAGLPVPAPVADPAVAQPTGHALSIPAQAPCELLHRVAGKPAALVQKLSGRSELAPTAAHCAELGAMLARMHLAGRDYPRIQPNLRGLPWWNETAPVVLPHMDEAQSALLRAELAYQNHVAESSAYAALPRGPVHADMFRDNVMFATDGAPDAPPRLTGVFDFYFAGTDTWLFDLAVCLNDWAIDLASGRHDAARADALLAAYESVRALNASERALLPAMLRAAALRFWISRLWDFHLPREASMLKPHDPTHFERVLRERATHPHAIAHVLEPLMAA; encoded by the coding sequence ATGGCAGTTTTTACCGAAGTCCAGTTCGGCGAGGCACACGCGCTCGTCCAGCGTCTTGGCATGGGCGCCCTGCGCGAACTGCGCGGCATCGAGGGCGGCATCGAGAACACCAACTACTTCGCCACCACCGAATCGGGCGAGTTCGTGCTGACGCTGTTCGAGCGCCTGAGCGCCGAGCAGCTGCCGTACTACCTTTGCCTGATGAAGCACCTGGCCGGTGCCGGCCTGCCGGTGCCCGCGCCCGTGGCCGACCCCGCCGTGGCGCAGCCGACCGGCCATGCGCTGTCGATTCCCGCGCAGGCGCCCTGCGAGCTGCTGCACCGCGTGGCCGGCAAGCCCGCGGCGCTGGTGCAGAAGTTGTCGGGCCGCAGCGAGCTGGCCCCCACGGCCGCCCATTGCGCCGAACTGGGCGCCATGCTGGCCCGTATGCACCTGGCCGGGCGCGACTACCCGCGCATCCAGCCGAACCTGCGCGGCCTGCCCTGGTGGAACGAAACCGCCCCGGTGGTGCTGCCCCACATGGACGAGGCGCAGTCGGCGCTGCTGCGCGCCGAGCTGGCCTACCAGAACCATGTCGCAGAATCGTCGGCCTACGCGGCGCTGCCGCGCGGCCCGGTGCATGCCGACATGTTCCGCGACAACGTGATGTTCGCGACCGACGGCGCGCCCGATGCGCCGCCGCGCCTCACGGGCGTGTTCGACTTCTACTTCGCCGGCACCGACACCTGGCTGTTCGACCTGGCCGTGTGCCTGAACGACTGGGCCATCGACCTGGCCAGCGGCCGGCATGACGCCGCCCGCGCCGACGCCCTGCTCGCCGCCTACGAAAGCGTGCGTGCGCTGAACGCCTCCGAGCGCGCCCTGCTGCCCGCCATGCTGCGCGCCGCCGCGCTGCGCTTCTGGATCTCGCGCCTGTGGGACTTCCACCTGCCGCGCGAGGCCAGCATGCTCAAGCCCCACGACCCGACGCACTTCGAGCGCGTGCTGCGCGAGCGCGCCACCCACCCGCACGCCATCGCCCACGTCCTCGAGCCGTTGATGGCCGCCTGA
- a CDS encoding BPSS1780 family membrane protein: MKLNLVPARTGFVWVRLGLKTFWRQPLAFISLFFLLMAMISTASMLPVLGSVLAPILLPFLTLGLMVASSVAANDNADGLGNAGDLQRPTGSAMFIAVFDAMRTEWRSLVVLGVISAVYFVLAVTLTALIDGGQLMRAYLFDETVTPEVMKSSEFLTARTLLMCLNLPLSLAMWHAPALVHWHRVEPVKSIFFSIVALFRNFGAYALFGLAWFGVFMLAGIAIGLLATVLIGVGAMGSDGAALAIGNILMIGTALVLAAMSLASTWFTFRDSFDAN; the protein is encoded by the coding sequence ATGAAACTCAACCTCGTGCCGGCGCGCACCGGCTTCGTCTGGGTCCGCCTCGGACTCAAGACCTTCTGGCGCCAGCCGCTGGCCTTCATCTCGCTGTTCTTCCTGCTGATGGCGATGATCTCGACGGCGTCGATGCTGCCGGTGCTCGGCAGCGTGCTCGCGCCGATCCTGCTGCCCTTCCTGACGCTCGGCCTCATGGTCGCGTCCTCGGTGGCCGCGAACGACAACGCCGACGGCCTGGGCAACGCGGGCGACCTGCAGCGTCCCACGGGCTCGGCGATGTTCATCGCCGTGTTCGACGCCATGCGCACCGAATGGCGCTCGCTGGTGGTGCTGGGCGTGATCTCGGCCGTGTACTTCGTGCTGGCCGTCACGCTGACGGCGCTCATCGACGGCGGGCAGCTCATGCGCGCCTACCTGTTCGACGAAACGGTGACGCCCGAGGTGATGAAGAGCAGCGAGTTCCTCACGGCGCGCACGCTGCTGATGTGCCTGAACCTGCCGCTGTCGCTGGCCATGTGGCATGCGCCCGCGCTGGTGCACTGGCACCGCGTGGAGCCGGTGAAGAGCATCTTCTTCAGCATCGTCGCGCTGTTCCGCAACTTCGGCGCCTACGCGCTGTTCGGCCTGGCGTGGTTCGGCGTGTTCATGCTCGCTGGCATCGCCATCGGCCTGCTCGCCACCGTGCTGATCGGCGTCGGCGCCATGGGCTCCGACGGCGCAGCCCTGGCGATCGGCAACATCCTGATGATCGGCACGGCGCTGGTGCTCGCGGCGATGTCGCTGGCTTCGACCTGGTTCACCTTCCGCGACAGCTTCGACGCGAACTGA